Proteins encoded by one window of Candidatus Nitrosocosmicus hydrocola:
- a CDS encoding peptidylprolyl isomerase has translation MTLEKGSLILLDYTAKIKDSNEIFETTRVDDVKNNPEFDPNKKYEPRLLGVGEGWVLKGLDEALLQSSIGTPLNIEIPPEKAFGERDPSKVRMIPLRKLGEKANEVSIGDVIELDDRIGIIRFIGSGRVQVDFNHKYAGRTLVYDANIIKKLDNDDEKISNLIRRRLPIDTTEVKCETKESNLEISLPENTFLIEGIQIIKRGISADIFKFVPLLKSVVFVERYDNPSSGTQASPAETEKTDNADLNADPVPESEDKKPSKTKSKSDGEIPTNSAGEKSKEKEQ, from the coding sequence ATGACATTAGAAAAGGGTTCTCTTATTCTATTAGATTATACTGCTAAGATTAAAGATTCTAATGAAATTTTTGAGACCACTCGGGTAGATGATGTAAAAAATAATCCTGAATTTGATCCTAATAAGAAATATGAGCCACGATTATTGGGCGTAGGTGAAGGTTGGGTTTTAAAAGGATTGGATGAGGCGTTACTCCAATCAAGTATTGGTACCCCTTTGAATATAGAAATTCCACCAGAAAAGGCATTCGGAGAACGAGATCCATCAAAAGTGCGTATGATTCCTTTACGAAAACTGGGAGAAAAAGCAAATGAAGTCAGTATAGGTGATGTTATAGAACTAGATGATAGAATTGGTATAATAAGATTTATTGGTTCAGGACGTGTGCAAGTTGACTTTAATCATAAATATGCGGGAAGAACGCTTGTTTATGACGCAAATATAATAAAAAAACTAGATAACGATGATGAAAAAATTTCAAACCTCATTCGACGTAGGTTACCAATCGATACTACAGAAGTAAAATGTGAAACTAAAGAGTCTAACTTGGAAATATCTCTCCCTGAAAATACTTTTTTAATAGAAGGAATTCAAATAATAAAACGAGGTATCTCTGCTGATATCTTCAAATTCGTTCCATTATTAAAGAGTGTTGTTTTTGTTGAAAGGTATGATAATCCTTCTTCAGGAACTCAAGCTTCTCCTGCAGAAACTGAAAAGACTGATAACGCAGATTTAAATGCCGATCCTGTTCCTGAATCTGAGGATAAAAAGCCTTCCAAGACGAAGAGTAAAAGCGATGGTGAAATCCCTACAAATTCGGCAGGTGAAAAATCTAAAGAAAAAGAACAATAG